The Henckelia pumila isolate YLH828 chromosome 2, ASM3356847v2, whole genome shotgun sequence genome includes a window with the following:
- the LOC140878807 gene encoding uncharacterized protein encodes MLEGKGLIEDTDMPLKMQIQAMDFASQALDLYDVVECKSIAAHIKKEFDKRHGNGWQCVVGSNFGCFFTHKKGSFIYFTLETLKFLIFKGSSSPPSSP; translated from the exons ATGTTGGAAGGGAAAGGGTTGATAGAGGATACGGACATGCCATTGAAGATGCAAATCCAAGCTATGGATTTTGCTTCCCAGGCTCTCGATCTGTACGATGTCGTAGAATGCAAATCAATTGCTGCCCACATCAAGAAG GAGTTTGACAAAAGGCACGGGAATGGATGGCAGTGTGTGGTGGGATCTAACTTTGGGTGTTTTTTCACGCACAAGAAAGGGAGTTTTATATACTTTACACTGGAGACTCTCAAGTTTCTCATCTTCAAAGGTTCTTCCTCTCCTCCATCTTCTCCTTGA